tttagggctttaaaggtcagcaccaacactttgaattgtgctcagaaactttaCACTGTCATGGCTACCcccaataattctgggagctgtagttatggctgctgagagttgttaggtgatCCCCATTACagtgctacaattctcagagttccatgtgaagagggattgattgcttaTTGGGCATTGTAACCCTGTGAGAATAACGGAGTATCCTAACAGCTCTGGACCcataacaaactatagctcccagatttttttggggggggtgcctttCAATGTATGTTGTGACTGTGGCCTCAGTGTGCTATGAGGGGAAATCAGTGCTCAGAATCCCACCCAGTAACTAAGGGACCCTCCCTCCAGGCTGGTATGTGTTGTGAGTTTGCCAGTATATTCTGcaaggggctgaggtcccttcacccccccgcCCCATAAAATATTTCAAGGGACTGGGcgcccacaaagttgatgggtattgcttACCTGGACTCCCCcagttttattcaagttggcagctcTGTATATGTGACTGATTCAGCAGTATAGTACATTACTGGTGGATTTGCACCGGAGAggcaaaaaaacctgttttataAGTAGTTCTGTGAGGCTTCCTCAACGTTACATTATTTCCGTCTGGAGGGGGCACTCTTGTGCCACAGCgcaagaaattgggggggggagaaatgagggGGGGCTAAACAGGAATCTGTGTGGTATAGCAAAGTCACAGGATTTCAGAAGGAAGTTACAGGACCCGCACCAACTGGGAAAATAAAGCAGTTTGtcccaccctgaaacttttgaAAGTGGGGTCACGTAAGCTGCCCTGACAACACAATATGCCAAAATGATCGTGAATGCCAGGGTAAAAAGGATGTCCTGAGTGAGGGTTAAAGCCACCCCCTTCTACAGGTTCATAGTAGGGTTGGGGAAGGGAAATGCTGGGGACATAATCCGAGAGGCTTCTAATTCTGAGCCACGTTGGCACTTGTACAAAGTCAGAACTCCTGCCTTTATCGATCTTGTCATTTCTGCTTTTTCCCCCGGTCCTCCAGCTGTGACATCCCAGCAAACATCCTTCATTGCTGCCATGCATGTCTCCTTCCCTCTCTTAAACAAATACTTCTCTCTGTGTGCGTGTCAGCAGCTGGGAAAGGGGGCTGTTTGCTTTTCTCACTGCCCGTTTGTGACCTTGCCTCTTGCAAACAAGGCAAGACATCAGCAAGTTTTCTTTTTGTGGGTGGGGTCGCTGTGGGAGGGGGGTGCCCATGGGCCTCTGTGTCCATAATACCTTTGTGGAATGTGTGGTGCTGCGCATGTGTACATTGTGGGTGTGGTAGCATTGAACCAAACAGAAATTTGGCTTTTAGAAGATAACCGTTTTGGGGTGGTTGTTTTAATCGCCAAAGAAAGCAGCTAGTCCACATGGTGGCAATATTTGCTGACAGGTCAGCAACCAAAGAAGGCCTGTTCAGAGGCAAACAAGTGAGAGGAAATTAATTCCTGAAAGGAAGGAAACTTGCATGATACAGTCCTGAGTGTGCCCCAGAgaggtactgtatttttccgtgtataaaactgtttttttccttaaaaaataatgtccaaaatttggggggcatcttatacacgggggccacctccccccccattttcttaaatctgagtcccccaaaataggggttgtcttatacatgtggGCGTCTTATTTATTTACCCCCTCTTCCCCTtaaacccagggcagcaaacacaaaacaaacataatTTAAGAACATGTAACATATTTAAAAAACGTGACCGATTGTGGTCAGCAGGatgatttagggcagtgtttttcaacctttttgggcaaaggcacacttgtttcatgaaaaaaatctcgaggcacaccaccattagaaaatgttaaaaaatttaactctgtgcctatattgactatatataaagtaattctcttgaataggaatcaaataaacacaaagaagtattttataattactttattatgaaatagtaagtaaacagaaatatgaaaaattataaaatactttattcagtgcgcaaccagggcccgtttggctgaacacaaagctgatattctggctggaatttttcccacggcacaccaggcaacatctcgcggcacactagtgtgccgcggaaacagtggttgaaaaacactgatttagggtATGCATACTTTGCCATGTCATTGTTCTGCATTTTTTCATGTTGAAAGCTACCTTCAGCATGtttgaaaggtggcatataaataaaattatgtatgtatgtatgtatgtatgtatgtatgtatgtatgtatgtgatcGGTTCAGGGTGTGTACTGCTCAGCAGTATTTGGCTGTTTTGCCAAGATACAGCAGATAAACTGTTATGCACAGATCTCCACgattataattttattaaaataaaacaaaacttttaaaggCAACTGGGAGAATAgtgagaaaagctcaacaactttgccaataaagctcaacaacttttgtgcccggattttcactttttgaaatacggcaacacacacacacaccgcaatgaaacctgggaggtgtagtttgttacgggtactgagagttgttagaagacccctgctccttttacagagctataattctcacagtggtttaacaatcaatcccttttcctgGGGGATTAAACACTGCTTAAGACCCAGAATAATGACTGAACACATTCCTAAGCAGATACGGGCTTCTTATTAACAAATTCCATTGATTAAAATAGCTGTCTTAAGGAGGCCTGTATGACATTTTAGGCCAGGGGGCGGAACTAAATGCCTTCTGTCTCCTCATATACGTGACAAAAATATAACAATGAACTAAAATCGAAGGCAGACAGAAGATTGAGCAGGATATAGATTATTGGTCAGAGGTTTCTGCTTCCTAAATGTTTaactatggctgtgtacacaccatacccctccccccaaaaaacctctgggaactgtagtttacccctcacagagctacaattcccagcagccttagcAAAATAGTACCCAGGATGTTCTGGGTGTGTACGATTTAAATGTAGTGTGTACACAGTGCAAATTGCAGTAGTGAAAAGCTTGTTTGTTTTCTAACTGGGCTTGTTAGAACCACCAAACAGTAGTCAGTGGGTAGTCAAAAGGCAGTTGTGGTGTGGAGTAGTTAAGTGTCAGACAGACCAGAAGAGGGTTCAAGACCCCACTTGGCTAGGAAGCTCATGGGGCGGCCTTGGGCCGGTCACTGTCTCTTAGCTCAGATGTAGACTTTTCTTTGTGTTTGGGGGTCATGGGGTGTATGGCTTATGGCTTATACAGCAGGGAGTAAACAGCTCTGCCCCTCAGCCACCCTATTTTGTCTGACTGCTTCTACCCAGCCACAATTGTGGATCTGGTAGTGTTGGGTGGGGGTAAAAGGGTTAGTTATAAAAGGCAAGAGACCAACCAGAACCCACGTGCCTgaactaagtacagtggtaccctcaaacttaatccgttccggaagtccgttccaaaactaaggcatgctttcccatagaaagtaatgcaaaacaaattaatctgttccagacttataaaaaacaacccctaaaacagcaatttaatatggATTTTAATAACgaaaccactgatccataaaattaaagcaattatcaattactataaaataaataagacagtattgtagataaaaatgaaaaaaaaaaaattcttcttccctgcactgatgatagtcactgTTTGTATtagggggcttttatccatttccgcagtcacacaatcaataaatcagtagctgaaccgtgttccacacagtcacagaaacaaattaaccgaaaaagcctcaaaaacagaaacacaaaatggcaaaaacaaaagcatcaaacttaatccgttccagaagtccgttcgacttccgaaatgttcgaaaaccaaggcacagcttctgattggtgcaggcgccccggaaacaatagtcGACAACCGCATTggacgtccggcttccaaaaattgttcgaaaacagaaacacttacttccgggttttcagagtttgagaaccaaagcgtttgagaaccaaggtaccactgtagtttattatTTGCTGTCCTTGAAGGTCATGTGGGCTGCCTCTCCCTTCCTAATGGTGTAGCCTGTTCTGGCTGAAAAGGCACTCTCACCTTATACTGCTTCTCTGCTCATAATCCACCTAATAGGAAGCAAGTTTCTACCTGGTGAAGCGTTCCTGATGCAGTATAGTAGTTAAGACTTCATACTCAAACCTTACTTTCAAAGTAACCACCCCCACCCGACAAAGAACCCTGGGGACTACAGCTTTCTATAACTCCCAGCCCCCTTATCAAAAAGTACAGCTCCCAGGTTTCTCCGAGGATGGAGAATAACACTTTAAATATATGCCCACACTTCAGAAAGGCCCTAGTTCAAATTTCACCTCTGCCACCGACTCACTACATGTCCATAGACGAGTCACTCTCAGCCTCGGTCTTCCACATCtgcattatggggggggggagaataatatTACTTTCAGGGTGTTGATTAAGGATTACTGAGACAATGTATACAAACTGCTTTGAGCCACTCAAGCTGTTTAACGGGGGTTTTCTGTTGCTGGAAAATGCACGTTCTGGGCTGGAAGGCTGCGGCAGGACCAGACAACAAGCTCCGGCTtgccgaaccccccccccaccatcttgCAGCCTCCTTAATTACTATTATTAGCTGCGCGGTGCCAGGAGGCACGCCGTAAACAGCAATTCGCTCAGCTTTTTCAAGGCATAACCAGGAGCACCGGCGTCGAGGAGGCAAAAATGTGTGCCTGGAAGGCAGGAGAAACCAGCTTGCTATATCCTACCTGCTTCTAGGCACTGAGCGGGGAGGGATTAATTATAGGAGGGATAATCTGGcatcccccctctccttcccctcacTCCATTTTACAACCCAGGGCTTGGTGGGAACACACCTCTCCCCAGTGTGCATTGCAAATATGAAAACGCAGTGAGGTATGATCATAGATACCAAGGGTGGCGGACTTTCACCGTCTGAAGGGCACATTATTCTCTGGAGATCAGTGGGGCAATGTTCCAATGGTACAGAAGAGTGTCCAAGTCTACTATTTCTGCAGGAGAGTCCCCTCTCCAGTGACCTACAACCACCGTAGGATGAAAGCGGAGCTTTTTATCCCGTGTACAGGGTTCCTTCGTGACAGTCACAGCCAGTAAAGAGTTATAGATATATATGGACAGAAAACATACTGGCATATATACTCAGCTGCTGCAACACTTTGTAATAACACTTCAGTAGGAAAACATCCTTAAATCTCCACACACACTGTTCATCCCATGTTCCCAAGACCAAGCAAGACGCCTAATTTCAAACTGCTCGTTTTTATTTTCTATCTTGATCTTAACATTTACATGTAGTGGGGAAGTAAGGTTCACAGTTTCAAAGAGCAAGACGGATAAAAACAAAATGGCGACGTTAAAAAAAGCTACCTCGctttgagcatagctgtcaacctttcccttttttgcaggaaattcccttattatagcattgggaaacagcagggagggttgacaagcTATGGTTTTGAGTCTGCTGTGGGGAGAcctgggcctccagatgttgctgaactacaattcccatcttcgtTGGCCATTCTTGctagggcagatgggagctgtagttcagaaacatccagGTGGCCAAAGGCTACTCATCCATTTTAAttaaagtttgggggggggaggcagatgaGAGCACAGCCACCCCCTCCCTTTAAAGGTAGCAGCGGTACCAGACAGAAATATCTAGAAAGACTTTTGGAAGCCTTTAGGGGCCAAAatgaagaaattgggggggggggaggaatgaaggcCTTCCCTGTGCAGGGTTAGCTTGCactaggaatggggggggggggtgcgcgccTGCGGCCTGCCTGAAGTTGAACTtcaggtcccatcatccctgaccactgggcccgACTACCCAAGGATTACTTATTTCATCTATTTCATTACAGTAtaccacttttttctccaagaagctaaAGTACAAGGTACCCCCCtactgaatccccacaacaaccctgtgaggtaggttaggctgactgaggcagtgactgacccaaggtcacccattgagttccatggctgagtggggattcgaatcctgctctcccaggtcttaaTCCGACACTCTAACTACGACTCCACATTGGGTAGTGatatgagaactgtagtccattGGCATCCAAAGTGCCACAACTCTGCATTATACCATTACTGGAAAAGGAAGGCAATATAAAACCTTGAAGAAAAAAAGGCAAATTAATACCACTTCAAAATCAGTGTTAGGCCTGGACGATTTGCAACCTGTTAACACagctccctccccaccagggacaCACGATGGACCCCTGCCAAACCCCTCTTTGGTTTTCACCGCCTGCTTCGAACTGACAAAAAGAAAACTCCAGGACTGTGGCGGATGGCGGCCAGGGAATGACTTTGTCGGGCAGGCTGTGTGTCCCTCAGGACAGGCTGCacgttttttttatttaaataatttacaTGCTGCCTTTTCTAAGCGTTGTACAAGAGAGGTAAGAACATAACGCAAGTTAAAAATTTACCACAGAATCATGGGGCTGGGGAACCCCCTCGCAAAATGTGTGCTGAAATGGAAAAGGTTGTCACCAAGCGATGGGAGTTCAATAGGGAGAGAGAGGGTGGTCGAACACAATACGAATTGTGTGTCTGAGCCACGGGGAACCATGAAAAGCACCCTCCTCCTCAAATACCTCAGTAATTGGCCAGGGATATAAGGCATGGCCTGgatcctaaaataataataaaaatacttatGGAGATCTGCATGCTTTCCCTACCATACTTGTGGTGGGTGGGAACCCAAGGCAAGGCAACACTTTTAAAGGACATTGGGGGTAGAAGACTCAGCATCTCTCTGACCCTCATATTGGCCAGGCTGCGAGACTATCATAATTAAAGGGTTTCAGTGGAAGCTAGTACATGAGGGCGGAGGCAATgctgccccactaacctcagtctGCCCCTAGCCAGCCCCCACCCGCCTGCCTTGTTAcatccagtccagggggtggcgcTGCCTGCCATTTTCCTCAGTCTCTGCGCTGCCCCTTGTCCAACTCATCAGGGGGCatgaggacaaaactagaatgtgTTGCTTCTGCTTGCCACTggctctctggcgccacctactgtggggctcccctcctgccaccccatcagtcccaatgggcaccagccgccACCGGGGTTAAGTGTGGCGGCTTCAAGGCCCCTCAATCCATTATTGAAGAAGCGCTGGAGTTCCATGTCCATCTTTGGTTCTTGTTTAGGCCAGTGAGAAATCCTGAGGCATAAAGAGTTAATGTCCAAATTCAAGGATGTACGTAGCAATAAGGGTGCGGAAAAAACTCGGGAGACAACCCCCGTTGTCCAAGGGGCTGGGGAAGCTTGTCTAGGAAGCCTAAAAAATGCTTAAGAAGCTTCTTCACCTTTTACCTccactcactcacccacccaaCACCTCTTACGgcccttttgggggggaggaaggagtcaCTTGGTGGTCCTGGAGCCCTTGAAGGAGCGGGACATCATtttcttgagctccttgaaggagcGGCTGCGCCGGAGCTTGAAGCTGCGGACTGGCAAGTCGGCAGAGTCCAACGTGGCCGCAGTGCGGGGCCACCTGTCCCCAAGCTGATGGAGGATCCAGTCCCCGTTCAGGCTGACGGCGCTTGTGGCGTCCACCTCTCCAAGGCTGCCGCCGGCAAGTCCAGCCCGCTGCCGAGGCGGCAGGTCAAGATGGCTGCCGCCCAGGAAGCAAAACGATGTTGGCGAGTCAGAGGAAAAGGCAAGGTGGCGGTTCAGCACTTGGGGCGGGTGGAAGGTGCCGGCTTTCAGCCGCTGGCGTCCGGGGGCTTTGCTGGAAATCTCCAAGACCGATGTCCATTTTGGCTTGACCGCTTTGCCTCTGCTGGCTTGTGGgtcgctggggcaacccagccctGCCACCGCGTGGACATTGATTTCCGAGCTGGCACGGGCCCTGCTCCCCATGCGAGCAGACGGCCTACGGCGAAGGCTCAGCCTGCGTAGCAGTTCCCGGGGGCTCAGCCAGCTCCTCTCGGCCGGCTTCTCCTGCCTCTCGGCTGCTTTCACCAACTCCCGCGAGGCATGTTTGCCTTTGTACAGCCTGTCAAAATTTGTAGTGGCCTGCGGCAACGAGGGCTCCTTTCTGAAGGGAGCCTCAGCCTGGACAACGTGACAACGGGCCCCGTTGACCCAGCCCAGGACCTCTCTCTCCGATCCGCCATGTTGCTTATTTGGGAGGGGGATGATGGAAGGTTCTGGAAATGGTGGGAGAGGATCCGGCAGGGACACCACTGATGGCTCGGTAGCCTTCACGAGGTTGGTGGTGCTGGACTGGACCGAGCAGATCTCCAGAAACGGAGTGAAATCCCCTTGGCTGTCCAAAACCCGGGAGTCTCGTGCCCCTTCGGAACCTTCTGGAGAGCGCAGGTGCGAGCAGGTGGAGATGCGCCGCCGGATCTTCCACCCGGGCGCCGGCGCCAGGAGCTGGCTGGCACCCAGGACAGAACTGCAGACAGAGGACATTGACAAGCTCTTCTGATTCCCTGCCAGGTATCCAGACTCCGGCCTGCTGGCTGCCGAGCGGCACTTGTAACGCAGCACCAATTTGGCCACGTACTGGTCCAACCGGGCTCTCTGCTGCTCCTTGGAGCACGCAGCCACTCTCTTTGGGGACTTGGTGCCAGGCTGCTCCAGGGGTCGATCATCCAGTTCCTCCTGGGACGAGCTCTGGGAGAGGCTGCTGGTGAAGAGGGGACTCTGGAGAGCCACGGCATGCAAGGGGCTAGGGTAGTGGTAGATCTCGTTGGTGTTCCTGGAGACGAGGTCCGACTTGTACTGCAGCAGCTGGAGACTCGGGTTCTTTGGGAGTGGGAGGGACAAGTCTCCGAGGCCCAGGAGGAATTCAAGGTCACCTGCAGCAAGGGAACACAAGAGACTTATGGGTAACAAGAACCAACGACCATAGGCTGGGCAAGGTAGAACATGGACTGTCTCTTTAACAGGGATTCAAGGCAGGCAGAAGCTACCTGGTTGTAGCCAGCTAAGTTAGACTCACTGCAGACCCATTGCTATTAATGTTCTTAGCGTACTCATGcctatcaatttcaatgggtctattttCAAAAGACCTAGTATTGGGCATTGCCCATGTTCAATCATTCCTTGAACTCACACGTGCATAAACAACCTCTGAATTGCTGGGCGGGGCTGATGGagtaaaacaaatttaaaagatGATATTCTGGGGTGGCACAAAGCTGTTTCTGCAGCCCATGGCAGCAGAGTCCAGTTACCCTGGTGGACGGGTGCCATCTcgtaactaaaacaataacaccTGAGTTGAGTTTGCTTTCATCCTCCtcccctttttccttgtgtgtcatgtcttttCAGTTATTATAAGCCTGAGAACACGGTCTGCCTTATTACTGATCTTCATAAACCACCAAAAGTAAGGATGCTtcaaaaaggaaataataataaagagaaaaACTTCCTGTTAGTTCAAactgaaagggaggaaagaaggttCTCAGGAAGCTGAACTTAGAAGTCAGGATCACCTCGTGGAATTTGGGGTCATAGGAAAGCTGTCTTATGGGCAATATCCGcactatacattttaagcacCATTATACCactaacagtcatggcttcccccaaagaatccaaggaggtgtcattttttttgggggggggggtactgagagttgttgttgttcagtcgttcagtcatgtccaactctttgtgaccccatggaccagagcatgccaggcacccctatcctccactgcctcccgcagtttggccaaactcatgccagtcgcttcgagaacactgtccaaccatctcatcttctgtcacccccttctccttgtgcccctattcccttcacagagccacaatccccagaatggtttaacaatcttCCAAGGGAGCTCTGTGTTGGgaacaggggcctcctaacaactctctgcacccttcagaaacttcagctcccagaattctttggggggaaagccaaGCTATTCCCCCAAAGGACTGTGTATCAAATTGCTCTATCTGTACAGTGTAAACATGATCTCAGTTTATCCtcgccctacctggagatgccagggattgaacctgcgaccttccgcatgcaaaacaggtgccctACAACTGAGCTACAGTCTTGCCCCAGACATGTGCAGCCCAGTCTGTTCTTTATTGTgttctccctcattcctccccCTTTTAACTCCTCTCTTGGCTGAAGTAGAGAGAGGCTCAAGCACACAGCCGATTTGCAAAGCCTGAGAGTCCCTGTTCATGCAAGCGCGTCTCACCTGTCGACACAGGCCTCCTGCCGTCCGCACCAGAGGCGTTTGCCAAGGTGAGACGCTGCAGCTGGAGGTCTAGGAAGCGGACAGCAGCCTCATCGGTAGAGCGCGGGCGGGAGAAGGTGGACTCCCGCAGGCCCGGCAAGTGGGAGAGGGAGCCAATGCTGCAGCGGGAACCCCCAGGCCCATCGCTGTGGACGGAGGCGCAGGAATCAGACAGGGAGCCCATCTCGCTCGTCTCGTAAAACCCTGGAAAACACAGAGAAAGAAGATGCAGTGCTCTGGCCATGGTGGAAATCTGAGGTGGTAAAGTCTGGCCACATgtcaaaaaagcaaacacaaaaagtCTTGTTTACACAGAGGGAAATCAAGAAAAGGCAGAGTTTATCCAGTCTAGTTTGACGTTATTAAATATATACATGTGGGAGCAGAGGCCTCAAATAGGCTACACCAGCCAGAAATACACATGTATGGATCTCTTAATAGCTAAAAGATTTGACACTCAAGATCAGTGACTGGTATCTTGGGAACTCTATGCTGCACACTATTAAACTTGGGAAGAGAGGCAGAATAAATCAGATTAACCCCTGATTTTTgttctaaattttatttatttttacttaactTTGCTGCAATTCTGGGCATTTCTCTTATGtgtttgttatttattgtttgcagtCTTGTCTTTTACATTTTCAATAAAAATTAGTTAGTTAGTCTGGACAGAAGTTTAATTGGATTTAAAGAAAAGGGATCAGATGTTTTCTGGGAGAAGGACTGGTTTGTCGTAGGGATAGCGACCTTGTGAGACCAGGAAGCAAAGTATTTGTGGAGATATAGGGATGCAATGATCATAATGAATCTTCAAGGTGCATGACGTGGCTGTGTCTTGTGGAGGGAGTCTTCTTTTTGGTCAGAAAATATTGTTTGCGTTAGCTTTGTTTCGGAAAAATCCTCAATATTTTCGGACGTtcacccacttttccattccattGCTCTGGTGCAAGGACTTAACAGATGGACAACGGAAGTGGATCCTGCAAACCCTTCTGGTTGCAGACACTTAGGGTTGTGTCCAAATACTAtttctactcagagcagaactACAGAAGTTAACAGACACGATTAACATgttcattaaaatcaatgggcctACTAATTGAATATAACCTTTATACCTCAAGACTAAAAGGTTCATAGATTATTGTAAGCACCATGCTCCAATCAACTGCCCTTTCTACATTTGAACGTATATATTACAATTGTTGGTCTTGTTTGGGTATCTATTTGGACACATGAACTGCCTATATTAAAATCATTTAAATCAGAAGTGATGGACAATTCTTATTGCTGATGTGAGCTAGCtgcttgcattttctttcttttttctgttaaaTTTACAATACAAATAAATCAAACAATCCACCAGGCAGATAGATTCCTCCCCCCTGAACCTGGAGCAGGCATACCTGAGCTGGGCCTGGAGTCTGCCTCCAAGATTTCTTGGGTATCTCCCCCATTGATTCCACCTTTCTTAGAGGAAAGGAGTTGCTCGCTGACCATCCGCAACCCAAGGCATCCCTTCTCTGATCCGTCCCCCGTGTGAGCACGGAGCACCCCAGGGTCTGCCTCGATGTTCTCTGATGAGCTGTAGGTAAGAGGCTCCGTTGGGGTCCCCAGCAGGTCCTCAGATTTGCTCCGGTCCAGCTTAGTGGTGGTGGGCAGTCGGTTATCGCCCAGGCTGCTTTG
This is a stretch of genomic DNA from Lacerta agilis isolate rLacAgi1 chromosome 17, rLacAgi1.pri, whole genome shotgun sequence. It encodes these proteins:
- the LOC117061811 gene encoding dapper 1-like, producing MAGRRAVPPSLWSGNERLRIGERLQASLAGIFELDLLRETQRETVERALEGSRRDVEPQQEDQSSLGDNRLPTTTKLDRSKSEDLLGTPTEPLTYSSSENIEADPGVLRAHTGDGSEKGCLGLRMVSEQLLSSKKGGINGGDTQEILEADSRPSSGFYETSEMGSLSDSCASVHSDGPGGSRCSIGSLSHLPGLRESTFSRPRSTDEAAVRFLDLQLQRLTLANASGADGRRPVSTGDLEFLLGLGDLSLPLPKNPSLQLLQYKSDLVSRNTNEIYHYPSPLHAVALQSPLFTSSLSQSSSQEELDDRPLEQPGTKSPKRVAACSKEQQRARLDQYVAKLVLRYKCRSAASRPESGYLAGNQKSLSMSSVCSSVLGASQLLAPAPGWKIRRRISTCSHLRSPEGSEGARDSRVLDSQGDFTPFLEICSVQSSTTNLVKATEPSVVSLPDPLPPFPEPSIIPLPNKQHGGSEREVLGWVNGARCHVVQAEAPFRKEPSLPQATTNFDRLYKGKHASRELVKAAERQEKPAERSWLSPRELLRRLSLRRRPSARMGSRARASSEINVHAVAGLGCPSDPQASRGKAVKPKWTSVLEISSKAPGRQRLKAGTFHPPQVLNRHLAFSSDSPTSFCFLGGSHLDLPPRQRAGLAGGSLGEVDATSAVSLNGDWILHQLGDRWPRTAATLDSADLPVRSFKLRRSRSFKELKKMMSRSFKGSRTTK